The Euphorbia lathyris chromosome 8, ddEupLath1.1, whole genome shotgun sequence genome has a window encoding:
- the LOC136204135 gene encoding uncharacterized protein, producing MKGASKVIMGATLVMVITLAIVLTLVLVLLAELYCTLLLRRRQQLRHTGSPPTSGVTTTVTSAPAPTVQRSFTPGVLEAPRSLFYPSKSTLESRKLHNILQIHTQQQQLSNSSPHQHIGLVKTSPTALTPAASEVQIQVNDDEPFVYISNPIYDGNSVVGETPFETPDSSPSRLETGSPGLSSSGEEDEICTKVEGCASSTPPLTPMKKLPAEGSSVSLRDARSLGASGSDSVSNNGLSSSSGSPSTSPSW from the coding sequence atgaaAGGTGCATCCAAGGTAATTATGGGAGCTACTCTAGTTATGGTAATAACCCTCGCCATTGTTCTCACCCTTGTTTTAGTCCTGTTAGCTGAACTCTACTGCACCCTCTTACTCCGCCGCCGTCAACAACTCCGTCACACCGGTAGCCCCCCCACCAGTGGTGTCACCACCACGGTCACCTCCGCCCCGGCCCCCACCGTCCAACGGAGTTTTACTCCGGGAGTACTTGAGGCTCCGAGAAGTCTATTTTACCCTTCAAAATCAACGCTAGAATCAAGGAAACTCCATAACATTCTTCAAATTCATACTCAGCAACAACAGCTATCAAATTCAAGCCCTCATCAACATATCGGCCTTGTGAAAACTTCACCTACTGCACTAACTCCGGCTGCTTCTGAAGTTCAAATTCAGGTCAATGATGATGAGCCTTTTGTTTACATTTCGAATCCGATTTATGATGGGAATAGTGTGGTGGGGGAAACGCCGTTTGAAACGCCGGATTCGTCGCCGTCGAGATTGGAGACTGGAAGTCCGGGGTTATCATCTTCAGGTGAGGAAGATGAGATTTGTACTAAAGTTGAAGGATGTGCTTCTTCTACGCCTCCGTTGACGCCTATGAAGAAGTTGCCGGCGGAGGGGAGTTCGGTTTCGTTGAGAGATGCGAGGTCTTTGGGGGCTTCTGGGAGTGATTCTGTGAGTAATAatggtttgtcttcttcttctggatCTCCATCTACCTCTCCTTCATGGTGa